One genomic segment of Allocatelliglobosispora scoriae includes these proteins:
- a CDS encoding homocysteine S-methyltransferase family protein, whose amino-acid sequence MTFDISGEARYVTDGGLETDLIYHHGLDLPGFASFPLLEHATGRDHLTSYYDGYAAIADRAGAGLLLESPTWRANPDWGATLGYDPAALDRINRTAIEFLRQFRQRWTGIDHVALSGVIGPRGDGYVAGERPETAEAARYHRPQIEAFAAAGADLAHAMTMTTAAEAAGIVRAARDAGLPVAISFTVETDGRLPDGTALGAAIDETADAGPVAYFGVNCAHPDHIAHGLDASATRMIAALRPNASRLTHAELDAAEELDEGDIPDLRVTLDSIRRDLPALRIVGGCCGTDARHVAALWDAR is encoded by the coding sequence ATGACCTTCGACATATCCGGCGAAGCCCGCTACGTCACCGACGGCGGCCTGGAGACGGACCTCATCTACCATCACGGGCTCGACCTGCCGGGTTTCGCGTCGTTCCCGCTCCTGGAGCACGCCACCGGCCGCGACCACCTCACCAGCTACTACGACGGGTACGCCGCCATCGCCGACCGCGCCGGAGCCGGCCTGCTGCTGGAGTCGCCGACCTGGCGGGCCAACCCGGACTGGGGAGCAACCCTCGGCTACGACCCCGCCGCGCTGGACCGGATCAACCGGACCGCGATCGAGTTCCTCCGACAGTTCCGGCAGCGCTGGACCGGCATCGACCACGTCGCACTGTCCGGAGTGATCGGCCCACGCGGCGACGGCTACGTCGCCGGCGAGCGGCCCGAGACCGCCGAAGCCGCCCGCTACCACCGCCCGCAGATCGAGGCCTTCGCCGCAGCCGGCGCCGACCTCGCCCATGCCATGACCATGACCACCGCCGCCGAGGCGGCCGGGATCGTGCGTGCCGCCAGAGATGCCGGGCTCCCCGTCGCGATCTCGTTCACGGTCGAGACCGACGGCCGCCTGCCCGACGGGACCGCGCTCGGCGCCGCCATCGACGAGACCGCCGACGCGGGCCCGGTCGCCTACTTCGGGGTCAACTGCGCCCACCCCGACCACATCGCCCACGGCCTCGACGCATCCGCCACCCGCATGATCGCCGCGCTGCGGCCCAACGCCTCCCGGCTGACCCATGCCGAACTCGACGCCGCCGAGGAGCTCGACGAGGGCGACATCCCCGACCTGCGCGTCACGCTCGACTCGATCCGCCGTGACCTGCCCGCACTGCGTATCGTCGGGGGCTGCTGCGGCACCGACGCCCGGCACGTCGCAGCCCTCTGGGACGCCCGGTAG
- a CDS encoding M20/M25/M40 family metallo-hydrolase, whose product MNPDALRAAAEARYPAFIARLAELVAVDSGSRQVAGLHQVATLLSGYAENAGLSVRRHPVTGPDGEPLGDAVVARMRGTGTRRILLAAHLDTVFPAGTAQARPFTVDTTTGRAHGPGVSDDKGGLLAGLAAVEVLAATGSLSCGELILIATPDEEIGSIGSRELLTGLATGADAVLCLECARDNGDLVTARKGVADIEIDLIGRAAHAGIEPERGANAALAAAHLTVALQQLNGSAPDLTVNVGVLRAGTRPNVVAERAHLVVDLRAADPAVFDAALAEISTLARLPVVTGVAGSMRIVAPAPPWSGGAGTDRLLLAAERVGAALGLTVTHAATGGCADANLLAANGAPVLDGLGPVGGGDHGPDEWLDLSSVVPRVALLAGLIEVVAAS is encoded by the coding sequence GTGAACCCCGACGCGCTGCGGGCCGCCGCCGAAGCCCGCTACCCGGCGTTCATCGCCCGCCTCGCCGAACTCGTCGCGGTCGACAGCGGCTCCCGCCAGGTCGCCGGCCTGCACCAGGTCGCAACCCTGCTGTCCGGGTACGCCGAGAACGCCGGCCTGTCCGTCCGCCGCCACCCCGTCACCGGTCCCGACGGCGAACCGCTCGGCGACGCCGTCGTCGCCCGGATGCGCGGCACCGGCACCCGGCGCATCCTGCTCGCAGCCCACCTCGACACGGTCTTCCCGGCCGGGACCGCGCAAGCACGGCCGTTCACGGTCGACACCACCACCGGGCGCGCCCACGGACCGGGCGTCAGCGACGACAAGGGCGGCCTGCTCGCCGGACTCGCCGCGGTCGAGGTCCTGGCCGCCACGGGCAGTCTCAGCTGCGGCGAGCTGATCCTCATCGCCACCCCCGATGAGGAGATCGGTTCCATCGGCAGCAGGGAGCTGCTGACCGGGCTCGCCACCGGCGCGGACGCGGTCCTCTGCCTCGAGTGCGCCCGCGACAACGGAGATCTCGTCACCGCCCGCAAGGGCGTCGCCGACATCGAGATCGACCTCATCGGACGAGCCGCACACGCAGGCATCGAACCCGAACGCGGCGCCAACGCCGCCCTCGCCGCAGCCCACCTCACCGTCGCCCTGCAGCAGCTCAACGGGTCCGCTCCCGACCTGACGGTCAACGTCGGCGTGCTGCGGGCCGGCACCCGGCCCAACGTGGTCGCCGAGCGGGCACACCTCGTCGTCGACCTGCGTGCCGCCGATCCGGCCGTGTTCGACGCCGCGCTGGCGGAGATCTCGACGCTGGCCCGGTTGCCGGTCGTCACGGGGGTCGCGGGGAGCATGCGGATCGTCGCCCCGGCCCCGCCGTGGTCCGGCGGGGCGGGCACGGACCGGCTGCTCCTGGCCGCTGAGCGTGTCGGCGCGGCGCTCGGCCTCACCGTCACCCACGCGGCCACCGGGGGGTGCGCCGACGCCAACCTGCTCGCGGCGAACGGAGCACCGGTCCTCGACGGGCTCGGTCCGGTCGGCGGGGGAGACCACGGGCCCGACGAGTGGCTCGACCTGTCGTCCGTCGTCCCACGGGTCGCCCTGCTCGCCGGGCTCATCGAGGTCGTCGCCGCATCGTGA
- a CDS encoding acyl-CoA thioesterase — protein sequence MLELDEEFAGFLGDPGAGVTVRHEITWMDTDASSYWHNTTAMRLVEQAESLLHRSVAPGEPFLGLARVHVEVSFTSRLGVHDLATVRLLVLRVGTTSIEYAFTIRGPMQRLCAKGRLIAVQVEHATGRTLPWSAELRRLLLAPTHLEEAEHRVAV from the coding sequence GTGCTCGAACTGGATGAGGAATTCGCAGGTTTCCTCGGCGACCCTGGCGCCGGGGTCACCGTGCGGCATGAGATCACGTGGATGGATACGGATGCCTCTTCCTACTGGCACAACACGACGGCGATGAGGCTGGTCGAGCAGGCGGAGTCTTTGCTGCACCGGTCGGTGGCGCCCGGCGAGCCGTTCCTCGGCCTCGCCCGGGTCCACGTCGAGGTGTCGTTCACGTCCCGGCTGGGCGTCCACGACCTGGCGACGGTCCGGCTCCTGGTCCTGCGGGTCGGCACCACGTCGATCGAGTACGCGTTCACCATTCGCGGCCCGATGCAGCGGCTCTGCGCGAAGGGTCGCCTGATCGCCGTACAGGTCGAGCACGCCACCGGGCGTACCCTGCCGTGGTCTGCCGAACTGCGCAGGCTCCTGCTCGCACCGACCCACCTGGAGGAGGCCGAGCATCGCGTCGCGGTGTAG
- a CDS encoding STAS domain-containing protein produces MPSTPTLTHTLTRDGSAQTLGIHGMVDFSNADALSRWLNSAVSTECTSLVLDLRHLDFIDSSGARSLIEGHRLAATHGVWIKAVGASPIVLRTLSLLGVTDLFDIAPL; encoded by the coding sequence ATGCCGAGCACACCGACACTGACGCACACTCTGACCAGGGACGGGTCCGCCCAAACCCTCGGCATTCACGGAATGGTCGACTTCTCCAACGCCGACGCGCTATCGCGATGGCTCAACTCAGCTGTTTCGACCGAATGCACATCACTGGTCCTGGACTTACGACACCTCGACTTCATCGACTCCTCTGGAGCGCGAAGCCTGATCGAGGGACACCGGCTGGCGGCAACCCACGGAGTGTGGATCAAGGCCGTTGGGGCATCACCGATAGTCCTGCGCACACTCAGCCTTCTAGGAGTGACCGACCTGTTTGATATCGCCCCTCTCTGA
- a CDS encoding TetR/AcrR family transcriptional regulator: MARDSTATRERILQAAERLVLEYGFGSTTVDGVVAASGTSKGAFFHHFAGKDDLAKALVARIAAADHHVLAAALDSIAPLTEPTARLLEFLAYFERSADTVTAEESGCLYISVLTERQLIDTGTADQIVAVVHAWRAALTDLIQDAFHGRPPTGIDAERLADHFFVTFEGAFLLSRATGEPHLAAQLRVMRLMVTALLT; the protein is encoded by the coding sequence ATGGCACGCGACAGCACGGCTACCCGGGAGCGCATCCTTCAGGCCGCTGAGCGCCTGGTGCTCGAGTACGGCTTCGGCTCGACCACGGTGGACGGCGTCGTGGCCGCGTCGGGCACGTCGAAGGGCGCGTTCTTCCACCACTTCGCCGGCAAGGACGACCTGGCCAAAGCCCTCGTCGCCCGGATCGCCGCCGCCGACCACCACGTGCTCGCCGCAGCGCTCGACTCCATCGCCCCGCTCACCGAGCCGACGGCGCGGCTGCTGGAGTTCCTCGCCTACTTCGAGCGGTCGGCCGACACGGTCACCGCCGAGGAATCCGGCTGCCTCTACATCAGCGTCCTGACCGAACGCCAGCTCATCGACACCGGGACGGCGGACCAGATCGTGGCGGTCGTCCACGCCTGGCGTGCCGCCCTCACCGACCTGATCCAGGACGCCTTCCATGGCCGGCCGCCCACCGGGATCGACGCCGAACGCCTCGCCGACCACTTCTTCGTCACCTTCGAAGGCGCGTTCCTGCTCAGCCGCGCCACCGGCGAACCCCACCTCGCCGCCCAGCTGCGCGTCATGCGGCTGATGGTGACCGCACTGCTCACCTGA
- a CDS encoding AraC family transcriptional regulator — protein MDEFSEVFDLVEARGQVTGAFAARGRWVARSHGQTPLKLTVMVRGRARLSADGLDAAIHLEPGDVAILNNRSWIELEGGTGDGPPRQIEPEVTSLTAELLTADPDSDLVVGGRVLLNPAGQQLLLQALPPVGHVRASAAEATRLRAIIGQLVDEVTGDRMGSAFAIRQYTQLLVLEVLRAYVGQTSLPPGRLRVLTDERLRPAVSRMHAEPGRSWKLEELAHASAMSRTSFAERFRQVAGVPPLTYLNGWRMLLAQRALRDGDVRIGSLAVDLGYSSESAFSTAFKREVGESPMRYRHRVRAEQPAVVA, from the coding sequence GTGGATGAGTTCTCCGAAGTCTTCGACCTGGTGGAGGCGCGCGGACAGGTGACGGGTGCCTTTGCCGCTCGCGGCCGTTGGGTCGCCCGCTCGCACGGGCAGACCCCCCTGAAGCTCACCGTGATGGTCCGCGGGCGCGCCCGGCTGTCGGCCGACGGCCTCGACGCTGCGATACACCTCGAACCAGGTGACGTCGCCATCCTCAACAACCGCTCCTGGATCGAACTCGAAGGTGGTACCGGCGACGGCCCGCCGCGGCAGATCGAGCCGGAGGTCACCAGCCTGACCGCCGAACTGCTCACCGCCGACCCCGACAGCGACCTCGTCGTCGGCGGCCGGGTCCTGCTCAACCCGGCAGGCCAACAACTGTTGCTACAAGCGCTCCCGCCTGTCGGCCACGTCCGTGCCTCGGCCGCTGAGGCGACCCGTCTGCGCGCCATCATCGGTCAGCTCGTGGATGAGGTGACCGGCGACCGGATGGGATCAGCCTTCGCCATCCGGCAATACACCCAACTGCTGGTCCTCGAAGTCCTCCGAGCCTACGTCGGGCAGACCTCGCTGCCACCGGGCCGGCTGCGCGTGCTGACCGACGAACGACTGCGTCCGGCGGTCAGCCGCATGCACGCCGAACCCGGCCGGTCCTGGAAACTCGAGGAACTCGCCCACGCCTCGGCGATGTCCCGCACGTCGTTCGCCGAACGCTTCCGCCAGGTAGCGGGCGTACCACCCCTGACCTATCTCAACGGCTGGCGCATGCTGCTCGCCCAGCGCGCACTGCGCGACGGCGATGTGCGGATAGGGTCGCTCGCTGTCGACCTCGGATACAGCTCGGAAAGCGCGTTCAGCACGGCATTCAAACGTGAGGTCGGCGAGTCACCCATGCGCTACCGCCATCGTGTCCGCGCGGAGCAGCCCGCGGTTGTTGCATAA
- a CDS encoding maleylpyruvate isomerase N-terminal domain-containing protein yields the protein MIEDRSAAFRAAIASAPDLDAQVPTCPDWTLRDLAQHLGDGRRRQAAIIAAGPGAEPPAKTNPKGAPTAPRDREALDAWLAESTGLMLDVMREAGPDRGCWTWWGRSQAPQNSAAVARHQIQEIAVHTYDAQLTQGSAQPLPTDVAVEGVDEFLTTVSATTVPWPFKPATIDLHATEGRSWRLTLNDDGVRCDDLAADAEPGDMAMRGTASELVLYFYDRTSFDGLETTGDTEPMEQLAEWDPNA from the coding sequence TTGATCGAAGACCGCTCGGCCGCGTTCCGCGCCGCGATCGCGTCCGCCCCCGACCTTGACGCCCAGGTCCCGACCTGCCCGGACTGGACGCTGCGCGACCTGGCGCAGCACCTGGGCGACGGCCGCCGCCGCCAGGCCGCCATCATCGCGGCGGGCCCGGGCGCGGAACCCCCGGCGAAGACGAACCCGAAAGGCGCCCCGACCGCGCCCCGCGACCGTGAAGCCCTGGACGCCTGGCTCGCCGAGTCGACCGGACTCATGCTCGACGTCATGCGCGAGGCCGGCCCGGACCGCGGCTGCTGGACCTGGTGGGGCCGCTCGCAGGCCCCGCAGAACAGCGCAGCCGTGGCCCGGCACCAGATCCAGGAGATCGCCGTCCACACCTACGACGCCCAGCTCACCCAGGGGTCCGCGCAGCCGCTGCCGACGGACGTCGCGGTCGAGGGCGTCGACGAGTTCCTCACGACCGTCTCGGCGACGACCGTCCCCTGGCCGTTCAAGCCCGCGACCATCGACCTGCACGCGACCGAGGGCCGCTCCTGGCGCCTGACCCTCAACGACGACGGCGTCCGCTGCGACGACCTCGCCGCCGACGCCGAGCCGGGCGACATGGCGATGCGAGGCACCGCCAGCGAACTGGTCCTCTACTTCTACGACCGCACCTCGTTCGACGGCCTGGAGACCACCGGCGACACCGAGCCGATGGAGCAGCTCGCAGAATGGGACCCGAACGCGTGA
- the ppgK gene encoding polyphosphate--glucose phosphotransferase produces MTATEALGVDIGGSGIKGAPVDLVRGALIRERVRIPTPSPATPEAVAATLTQLLAEIGTDGPVGVTLPAVVTHGVARTAANIDKSWMGTDAAALFTAATGRRVSVVNDADAAGLAEVRYGAGAGRDGVVIVVTLGTGIGSAVFTDGVLLPNTELGHLHLHHGDAEAWAADSARERDDLSWEEYAERLEQYFRLLHGLFWPDLIIVGGGISKKSEKYLPLINVDTEVVPAVLQNSAGIVGAAMHAPQ; encoded by the coding sequence ATGACAGCCACGGAAGCACTCGGCGTCGACATCGGCGGCAGCGGGATCAAAGGCGCGCCGGTCGACCTGGTCCGGGGGGCGTTGATCCGCGAACGAGTGCGCATCCCCACGCCCAGCCCGGCCACCCCGGAAGCGGTCGCGGCGACGCTCACCCAACTGCTGGCGGAGATCGGGACGGACGGCCCGGTCGGGGTGACGCTCCCGGCGGTGGTCACGCACGGCGTCGCGCGCACGGCCGCGAACATCGACAAATCCTGGATGGGTACGGACGCAGCCGCCCTCTTCACCGCCGCGACCGGACGCCGTGTCTCCGTCGTCAACGACGCCGACGCGGCGGGCCTCGCCGAGGTCCGCTACGGCGCCGGGGCGGGACGCGACGGCGTGGTCATCGTGGTGACGCTGGGGACGGGGATCGGCAGCGCCGTCTTCACCGACGGCGTCCTGCTGCCGAACACCGAACTCGGCCACCTGCACCTGCACCACGGCGACGCCGAGGCCTGGGCCGCCGACTCGGCCCGCGAGCGCGACGACCTGTCCTGGGAGGAGTACGCCGAGCGCCTGGAGCAGTATTTCCGCCTTCTGCACGGGCTGTTCTGGCCGGATCTGATCATCGTCGGCGGCGGGATCAGCAAGAAGTCGGAAAAATACCTACCGCTGATCAACGTCGACACCGAAGTCGTTCCGGCAGTCCTCCAGAACAGCGCCGGCATCGTCGGCGCCGCCATGCACGCCCCGCAGTAG
- a CDS encoding amino acid ABC transporter ATP-binding protein yields MTAMIKADGVRKSFGTTEVLSGIDLEVAPGEVTCLLGPSGSGKSTFLRCVNHLETVSAGRLWVDGELVGYRQRGERLHELRPREVAHRRRDIGMVFQRFNLFPHLTALANVMEAPVRVLGEAKASARDRAQALLDRVGLGDRGSAYPSMLSGGQQQRVAIARALAMRPKLMLFDEPTSALDPELVGDVLDVMRDLAADGMTMLVVTHEMGFAREVADSVVFMDSGAVVEAGPPAQVLGAPQHERTRTFLAKVL; encoded by the coding sequence ATGACCGCGATGATCAAAGCCGACGGCGTACGCAAGAGCTTCGGAACGACCGAGGTGCTCAGCGGGATCGACCTCGAAGTCGCACCCGGCGAGGTCACCTGCCTGCTCGGGCCCTCCGGCTCCGGCAAGTCCACCTTCCTGCGCTGCGTCAACCACCTCGAGACCGTCAGCGCCGGGCGGCTCTGGGTCGACGGCGAACTCGTCGGCTACCGCCAGCGCGGCGAGCGGCTGCACGAGCTCCGGCCCCGGGAGGTCGCCCACCGCCGCCGCGACATCGGCATGGTGTTCCAGCGGTTCAACCTCTTCCCGCACCTCACCGCCCTCGCCAACGTGATGGAGGCGCCCGTGCGGGTGCTCGGCGAGGCGAAGGCCTCAGCCCGCGACCGGGCCCAGGCGCTGCTCGACCGGGTGGGCCTCGGCGACCGCGGGTCGGCGTACCCGTCGATGCTCTCCGGCGGCCAGCAGCAGCGCGTCGCGATCGCCCGCGCGCTCGCGATGCGGCCCAAGCTGATGCTCTTCGACGAGCCCACCTCCGCGCTCGACCCGGAGCTCGTCGGCGACGTCCTGGACGTGATGCGCGACCTCGCCGCCGACGGCATGACCATGCTCGTCGTCACCCACGAGATGGGCTTCGCCCGCGAAGTCGCCGACTCGGTCGTCTTCATGGACAGCGGCGCCGTCGTCGAAGCCGGACCGCCCGCGCAGGTCCTCGGCGCCCCACAGCACGAACGCACCCGCACGTTCCTGGCGAAGGTCCTGTGA
- a CDS encoding SDR family NAD(P)-dependent oxidoreductase: MTTEQQRPIGTPFTAASTADDVLAGLDLTGKHVIITGGAGGLGLEATRALSRAGASVTVAARDPERAAATLAGIHRVEISQLDLLDPASIGAFADRYLESGHPLHILINSAGNTFGKHTLDARGYEAGFAAFHLGHFQLTLALHAALQAAHGARIVNVSSGAHRTSDIRWDDLHFEQGYNGNLAYGQTKTAGVLFAVELDRRWAGDGIRAFSVHPGISVASNLAHMEQGTFSMQQLRAMGLIDDEGQPIIHPEHEKKTPQQAAATIVFGATSPLLDGIGGVYLKNSDVAPLDPTPWGPTPVGEKPVILSDAAPHALDPTSARRLWELSEDLLNN, translated from the coding sequence ATGACCACCGAACAGCAGCGCCCCATCGGCACACCGTTCACCGCCGCATCGACGGCCGACGACGTGCTCGCCGGACTCGACCTGACCGGCAAGCACGTCATCATCACCGGCGGCGCGGGTGGCCTCGGGCTCGAGGCCACCCGGGCACTGAGCAGGGCCGGCGCCTCGGTCACCGTCGCCGCGCGCGACCCGGAGCGGGCCGCGGCCACGCTCGCCGGCATCCACCGCGTCGAGATCAGTCAGCTCGACCTGCTCGACCCGGCGTCGATCGGCGCCTTCGCGGACCGTTACCTTGAGTCCGGCCACCCGCTGCACATCCTCATCAACAGCGCCGGCAACACGTTCGGCAAGCACACCCTGGACGCCCGCGGCTACGAGGCGGGCTTCGCAGCGTTCCACCTCGGCCACTTCCAGTTGACCCTCGCGCTGCACGCCGCCCTACAGGCTGCGCACGGCGCCCGGATCGTCAACGTGTCCTCCGGCGCGCACCGCACCAGCGACATCCGCTGGGACGACCTGCATTTCGAGCAGGGCTACAACGGCAACCTCGCCTACGGGCAGACCAAGACCGCCGGCGTCCTGTTCGCCGTCGAACTCGACCGGCGCTGGGCCGGCGACGGCATCCGTGCCTTCTCCGTGCACCCGGGCATCTCCGTCGCCTCGAATCTGGCGCACATGGAGCAAGGCACGTTCAGCATGCAGCAGCTGCGGGCGATGGGACTGATCGACGACGAGGGCCAGCCCATCATCCACCCCGAGCACGAGAAGAAGACGCCGCAACAGGCCGCCGCGACGATCGTGTTCGGCGCGACCAGCCCATTACTCGACGGCATCGGCGGGGTCTACCTGAAGAACAGCGACGTCGCGCCACTGGACCCCACCCCGTGGGGACCCACCCCCGTCGGCGAAAAGCCGGTCATACTCTCCGACGCCGCCCCGCACGCCCTCGACCCGACGTCGGCACGGCGGCTCTGGGAACTCAGCGAGGACCTGCTCAACAACTAG
- a CDS encoding DEAD/DEAH box helicase translates to MREVLGRSKVSVTGTAPVSRSSRRSTRAMLAGAEKAQVHAEQMVKVVDAARAEAVAAFDAVRERQVSAQTEKLSIESIRDAGDGGLRLDTLPEKGYFTVADVLRAEPEKLAFACGIGEDEAAKVIEAAQRVRQEARDSLQFRIDFDPSDAQTTRLLQALAVWGAVRHAGEAHQARGAHLARELAAHRAQAREAGVGNVRRLFMAAGRKQAADGAAARVRELMQDAASSGLLRASRDVLAVKAPTAAEVWRDFERRSAAYYGLLAHVVDLGGDDAAAEGRLPADIVERINAQRLDTSHLSDSLRLRGYQSFGVRFVLVQRRVILGDEMGLGKTVQAIATMAHLAGGGATHFLVVCPASVLINWTREVAAHSTLPVVALHGADRAQATARWHSQGGVAVTTFGSLGTLTGTQTKPSLLVVDEAHYVKNPNARRSQAVNEIASASERVLFLTGTALENRVDEFVALVGHLRPEIAATMEAQHGVKGAKEFRRVAAPVYLRRNQRDVLTELPQVVQVEEWEEFGAEDGAAYEAAVNEGNFMAMRRAAFAVSDPRDSAKLGRLLEITDEAMANGRKVVVFSYFRDVLETVCAALGPRACGPITGSTPTMERQRIVDRFTASNSDAVLVCQIEAGGVGLNIQAASVVILCEPQVKPSTEAQAVARAHRMGQVRSVQVHRLLIADSVDQRMLEILGSKAQLFDAYVRHSAIAEASASAIDISEVQLARTIVAQEKHRLSHA, encoded by the coding sequence GTGCGCGAGGTGCTGGGCAGGTCGAAGGTGAGCGTGACCGGGACGGCGCCCGTGTCGCGCAGCAGTCGTCGTTCGACCAGGGCCATGCTGGCCGGGGCCGAGAAGGCCCAGGTGCACGCGGAACAGATGGTCAAGGTCGTCGACGCGGCGCGTGCGGAGGCCGTTGCGGCTTTCGACGCGGTCCGCGAGCGGCAGGTGTCGGCGCAGACGGAGAAGCTGTCGATCGAGTCCATTCGCGATGCGGGCGACGGCGGGCTGCGGCTGGACACGCTGCCGGAGAAGGGCTATTTCACGGTGGCCGATGTCCTGCGCGCCGAGCCGGAGAAGCTCGCTTTCGCGTGCGGCATCGGGGAGGACGAGGCCGCGAAGGTGATCGAAGCGGCGCAGCGGGTCCGGCAGGAGGCGCGGGACTCGCTGCAGTTCCGCATCGACTTCGACCCGTCCGACGCGCAGACCACCCGGCTGCTGCAGGCCCTCGCGGTGTGGGGGGCGGTGCGCCACGCCGGCGAGGCGCACCAGGCGCGGGGTGCGCACCTCGCCCGGGAGCTGGCGGCGCATCGCGCGCAGGCGCGGGAGGCCGGTGTCGGCAACGTGCGCCGGCTGTTCATGGCCGCCGGTCGAAAGCAGGCCGCGGACGGTGCCGCGGCACGGGTACGGGAACTGATGCAGGACGCCGCGTCGAGCGGTCTGCTGCGCGCGTCGCGGGACGTTCTCGCGGTCAAGGCTCCCACCGCGGCGGAAGTGTGGCGGGACTTCGAGCGGCGGTCCGCGGCCTACTACGGACTGCTCGCTCATGTCGTCGATCTCGGCGGCGACGACGCCGCGGCCGAGGGCCGTCTGCCGGCCGACATCGTGGAGCGGATCAACGCACAGCGGCTCGACACGTCCCACCTCTCGGACAGCCTGCGGCTGCGCGGCTATCAGTCGTTCGGGGTCCGGTTCGTGCTGGTGCAGCGGCGGGTCATCCTGGGCGACGAGATGGGACTGGGCAAGACGGTCCAGGCGATCGCGACCATGGCGCACCTCGCCGGGGGCGGCGCCACCCATTTCCTGGTGGTGTGTCCGGCCAGTGTGCTCATCAACTGGACCCGTGAGGTCGCGGCGCATTCGACGTTGCCGGTGGTCGCCCTGCACGGCGCGGACCGTGCCCAGGCGACGGCCCGCTGGCATTCCCAGGGCGGCGTCGCGGTCACGACGTTCGGTTCGCTCGGCACCCTCACCGGTACGCAGACGAAGCCGTCCCTGCTCGTCGTCGACGAGGCGCATTACGTGAAGAACCCCAACGCCCGACGATCGCAGGCCGTCAACGAGATCGCCTCCGCATCAGAACGGGTGCTCTTCCTCACCGGTACGGCCCTGGAGAACCGGGTCGACGAGTTCGTGGCACTGGTGGGGCACCTGAGGCCGGAGATCGCCGCCACGATGGAGGCCCAGCACGGTGTGAAGGGCGCCAAGGAGTTCCGTCGGGTGGCTGCTCCCGTCTACCTTCGGCGCAACCAGCGCGACGTACTCACCGAACTTCCGCAGGTCGTGCAGGTCGAAGAGTGGGAGGAGTTCGGCGCCGAGGACGGCGCGGCATACGAGGCGGCGGTGAACGAGGGCAACTTCATGGCCATGCGCCGCGCGGCGTTCGCGGTCAGCGACCCTCGCGACTCGGCCAAGCTCGGCCGGCTGCTGGAGATCACGGACGAGGCGATGGCGAACGGACGGAAAGTCGTGGTGTTCTCATACTTCCGCGACGTCCTGGAAACCGTATGCGCGGCCCTCGGCCCACGCGCCTGCGGGCCCATCACCGGCTCGACACCGACCATGGAGCGCCAGCGGATCGTGGACCGGTTCACCGCCTCGAACTCCGACGCCGTGCTCGTGTGCCAGATCGAGGCAGGCGGCGTCGGCCTCAACATCCAGGCCGCCTCCGTCGTGATCCTGTGCGAACCGCAGGTGAAACCCTCCACCGAGGCGCAGGCGGTCGCCCGCGCACACCGCATGGGACAGGTGCGGTCGGTCCAGGTGCACCGGCTGCTGATCGCCGACTCGGTAGACCAGCGGATGCTCGAAATTCTCGGCTCCAAAGCCCAGCTTTTCGACGCATACGTGCGGCACAGCGCCATCGCCGAAGCCTCCGCGAGCGCCATCGACATCTCCGAGGTCCAGCTCGCCCGCACCATCGTGGCGCAGGAGAAGCATCGGCTGTCCCACGCCTAG